One Moorella sp. E308F DNA segment encodes these proteins:
- a CDS encoding CheR family methyltransferase — MTKAEFERLREYIYQESGIYFEDSKVYYVEKRARQQVEKYGFKDFTAYLGALRFDSTGKMRQELLNSITVNETYFFREYEQLKCLAEEIVPLWCRNGVGRSGVKIWCAGCASGEEAYTLAIVMQEMAPDIHWEIYATDIDTEVLNKAEKGIYNHYAVRQVPEVYLKRYFSPLGDKYTISSLLKRKVKFSHLNLVDDAGMRKMKGFHAIFCRNVLIYFDDLSQRRVVLHFYQALEPGGYVFLGHSESMSRITTVFKPVRFKNAIIYQK; from the coding sequence ATGACTAAGGCAGAGTTTGAACGCCTGCGGGAGTACATATATCAAGAATCAGGTATTTACTTTGAGGACAGCAAAGTCTACTATGTAGAGAAACGCGCCAGGCAGCAGGTGGAGAAGTACGGGTTCAAGGATTTTACAGCTTACCTGGGAGCCCTGAGGTTTGACAGTACGGGCAAGATGCGGCAGGAACTGCTGAACAGTATTACCGTTAACGAAACTTACTTTTTCCGCGAGTATGAACAGTTGAAGTGCTTGGCGGAAGAAATCGTACCTCTCTGGTGCCGGAACGGTGTAGGACGCAGCGGCGTCAAGATATGGTGTGCGGGATGTGCCTCCGGTGAAGAAGCTTATACCCTGGCTATCGTAATGCAGGAGATGGCGCCCGACATACACTGGGAGATATACGCTACCGATATAGATACGGAGGTATTAAATAAAGCCGAAAAAGGCATTTATAATCACTATGCTGTCCGCCAGGTGCCTGAAGTCTATCTTAAGCGATACTTTAGCCCTTTGGGTGATAAATACACTATATCTTCCTTGTTGAAGCGAAAGGTGAAGTTTTCCCACTTAAATCTTGTAGACGATGCTGGAATGCGCAAGATGAAGGGCTTTCACGCTATATTCTGTCGCAATGTCCTGATATATTTTGACGACCTTTCCCAGCGGCGGGTGGTCTTGCACTTTTATCAGGCCCTGGAGCCCGGAGGATATGTGTTCTTAGGACATTCAGAGTCTATGAGCCGGATAACAACTGTTTTTAAGCCGGTGCGGTTTAAAAATGCTATTATTTACCAGAAGTAG